From the genome of uncultured Fretibacterium sp., one region includes:
- the lysS gene encoding lysine--tRNA ligase, protein MESSTERPGAVGAEQLDALDTADNEIVRQRVEKLRRLRGEEGYDPYVVEKWERRDTLKDVGARFAHLEPGQTDDAVTVRTAGRLMTLRRQGKATFADLADEEGRMQLYFQVNELGEAPYEFLKKWVDTGDWIGIVGHPCRTRRGELTILVKEFKLLSKAMRPLPEKWHGLTDTEARYRRRYTDLIANPEVREVFRKRARIIASFRRTLEEHGTLEVETPTLSVLAGGANARPFKTFHNALGLPMFLRIAPELYLKRLIVGMMGRVYEIGKNFRNEGIDTMHNPEFTMMEVYWAYSDYEDMMNLAEELIRNAARAIGPLQIEWQGVPLDLEKPFRRVTMLDMVREHSGVDFRGVKTDEEARRIAADKGLAGELKGTESRFAVLNLMFEAFCEEKITDPTFVIGHPTEISPLSKRDPENPDYTHRFELFMCGKELANAFSELNDPLDQRGRFEDQLRKKEAGDEEAHDFDEDFINAIESGLPPTGGMGIGIDRLVMFLTDSRSIRDVILFPAMKPKA, encoded by the coding sequence GTGGAAAGCAGCACGGAGAGGCCCGGCGCGGTCGGGGCGGAACAGCTGGACGCGTTGGATACGGCGGACAACGAGATCGTTCGGCAGAGGGTGGAGAAGCTTCGGCGCCTTCGCGGGGAGGAGGGGTATGACCCCTACGTGGTGGAGAAATGGGAGCGCAGGGATACCCTGAAGGATGTCGGGGCGCGTTTCGCGCACCTCGAGCCGGGGCAGACGGACGACGCCGTGACGGTCCGCACCGCCGGGCGCCTGATGACGCTGCGGCGGCAGGGCAAGGCGACCTTCGCCGACCTCGCGGACGAGGAGGGGCGGATGCAGCTCTATTTCCAGGTCAACGAGCTGGGCGAGGCTCCCTACGAGTTCCTGAAGAAATGGGTCGACACGGGCGACTGGATCGGCATCGTCGGCCACCCCTGCCGGACCCGGCGCGGGGAGCTCACGATCCTGGTGAAGGAGTTCAAGCTGCTGAGCAAGGCGATGCGGCCGCTCCCCGAAAAGTGGCACGGTCTCACCGATACGGAGGCGCGCTACCGCCGGCGCTATACGGACCTGATCGCCAACCCCGAGGTGCGCGAGGTCTTCCGCAAGCGCGCGCGGATCATCGCGTCCTTCCGCAGGACCCTGGAGGAGCACGGGACCCTGGAGGTCGAGACCCCCACGCTGTCGGTGCTGGCGGGCGGAGCCAACGCCCGTCCCTTCAAGACGTTCCACAACGCCCTGGGGCTTCCCATGTTCCTGCGCATCGCGCCCGAGCTCTACCTGAAGCGCCTGATCGTGGGGATGATGGGACGGGTCTACGAGATCGGCAAGAACTTCCGCAACGAGGGGATCGACACCATGCACAACCCCGAGTTCACCATGATGGAGGTCTATTGGGCCTACTCGGATTATGAGGACATGATGAACCTGGCCGAGGAGCTCATCCGCAACGCGGCCCGCGCCATCGGTCCCCTGCAGATCGAGTGGCAGGGCGTCCCGCTGGACCTCGAAAAGCCCTTTCGCCGCGTGACGATGCTGGATATGGTCCGGGAACACTCCGGCGTGGACTTCCGCGGGGTGAAAACCGACGAGGAGGCGAGGAGGATCGCCGCGGACAAGGGGCTGGCCGGGGAGCTCAAGGGGACCGAGAGCCGCTTCGCCGTCCTGAACCTGATGTTCGAGGCGTTCTGCGAGGAAAAGATCACGGACCCCACCTTCGTCATCGGGCATCCGACGGAGATATCCCCGCTCTCCAAGCGGGACCCGGAGAACCCGGACTATACGCATCGCTTCGAGCTCTTCATGTGCGGCAAGGAGCTGGCCAACGCCTTCAGCGAGCTGAACGACCCGCTGGACCAGAGGGGGCGCTTCGAGGACCAGCTGCGAAAGAAGGAGGCGGGGGACGAGGAGGCTCACGATTTCGACGAGGACTTCATCAACGCCATCGAGTCCGGGCTTCCCCCGACCGGAGGCATGGGGATCGGCATCGACCGGCTCGTGATGTTCCTGACGGACTCCCGCTCCATCCGGGACGTCATCCTCTTCCCCGCGATGAAGCCGAAGGCCTGA
- the ligA gene encoding NAD-dependent DNA ligase LigA: MTDPNVPSGVKDAGNAAGRIAERMEELFELVAHHARLYYEKDAPELSDADYDALVRELATLEKEHPELARPDSPTRRVGGAVLEGFGKVEHRRPMLSLDNVFDSGELASFLARMRGAVPDADAADWAFTCEMKIDGLAVSLLYEDGVFVRGATRGDGRVGEDVTGNLRTLHSLPLRLRGSVPGTLEVRGEVLMTRSRFEALNRRREEHGEPLFANPRNAAAGTLRQLDPAVTAERGLDIFLYYVLEPQTCGIARQSDALSWLAERGLPVQPAWERCSGLAEVEGFIEKWRDGRFGLDYVTDGVVVKLDDIGLWDGLGATSHAPRWAVAYKYPPEEALTRILSIDISVGRTGALTPVANLEPVRLAGTAVQRAGLHNEDEIRRKDIRVGDTVRVRKAAEIIPEVVRVETSHRTGSETPFVMPKRCPACGAEAVRLPDEAVWRCPNRSSCPAQLKEGLRYFASRAGLDIRGLGERLAEQLVDTGRVRDLADIYDLTEADWAALDRMGEKSARNLMAGLEASRRRPLSSLLAALGIRYVGTRVAELLAGHFGHMDRLEKASEEELAGIDGVGPVIASSVEAFFREPANRDLLRRLWERGLNFVGEEKENGGAGSGVLAGKSFVFTGELSSMKRSEAEARVRALGGTASAAVSSRTGFLVAGEGGGSKLRKARELGVTVIDEEAFLGMLEKAE; encoded by the coding sequence ATGACCGACCCCAACGTGCCGTCCGGCGTAAAGGACGCGGGGAACGCGGCCGGACGCATTGCCGAGCGGATGGAGGAGCTCTTCGAGCTCGTTGCACATCACGCGCGCCTCTATTATGAAAAGGACGCTCCCGAGCTCTCCGATGCGGACTACGACGCCCTGGTCCGGGAGCTGGCCACCCTGGAAAAGGAACATCCGGAGCTCGCCCGGCCCGATTCCCCGACCCGGCGCGTCGGCGGCGCGGTCCTGGAGGGATTCGGCAAGGTCGAGCACCGGCGCCCGATGCTCTCACTCGACAACGTCTTCGACTCGGGGGAGCTGGCGTCGTTCCTGGCCCGGATGCGGGGGGCCGTGCCGGATGCGGATGCGGCGGACTGGGCCTTCACCTGCGAGATGAAGATCGATGGCCTGGCCGTCTCCCTCCTGTACGAGGACGGGGTATTCGTCCGCGGGGCGACCCGGGGCGACGGGCGCGTGGGGGAGGACGTCACCGGGAACCTGCGCACCCTGCATTCCCTGCCCCTGCGCCTGAGGGGGAGCGTGCCCGGAACTCTGGAGGTGCGCGGGGAGGTGCTGATGACCCGGAGCCGTTTCGAGGCGCTGAACCGCCGCCGGGAGGAGCACGGGGAGCCTTTGTTCGCCAACCCCCGCAACGCCGCCGCCGGGACGCTGCGCCAGCTGGACCCGGCCGTGACCGCAGAGCGCGGGCTCGACATATTCCTGTACTACGTCCTGGAGCCCCAGACCTGTGGGATCGCGCGTCAGAGCGACGCCCTGTCCTGGCTCGCGGAGCGGGGACTTCCGGTTCAGCCTGCCTGGGAGCGCTGTTCCGGCCTGGCCGAGGTCGAGGGGTTCATCGAGAAATGGCGGGACGGGCGTTTCGGGCTGGACTACGTGACGGACGGGGTCGTGGTGAAGCTCGACGACATCGGGCTCTGGGACGGGCTCGGGGCGACCTCGCACGCGCCGCGCTGGGCCGTGGCCTACAAATATCCTCCCGAGGAGGCCCTGACCCGCATCCTGAGCATCGACATCTCCGTCGGCAGGACGGGCGCCCTGACCCCGGTGGCGAACCTGGAGCCGGTACGGCTGGCGGGGACGGCGGTGCAGCGGGCGGGGCTCCACAACGAGGACGAGATTCGGCGTAAGGACATCCGGGTCGGGGACACGGTGCGCGTTCGCAAGGCGGCCGAGATCATCCCGGAGGTGGTTCGCGTGGAGACCTCACATCGGACGGGGAGCGAGACGCCCTTCGTCATGCCGAAACGCTGCCCGGCGTGCGGCGCGGAGGCGGTGCGGCTGCCGGACGAGGCGGTGTGGCGCTGCCCGAACCGGTCCTCCTGCCCGGCCCAGCTGAAGGAGGGCCTGCGCTATTTCGCCTCGCGAGCCGGCCTGGACATCCGGGGGCTCGGCGAACGTCTGGCGGAACAGCTGGTCGATACGGGGAGGGTCCGGGACTTGGCGGACATCTACGACCTGACCGAGGCGGATTGGGCCGCCCTGGACAGGATGGGGGAGAAGTCGGCCCGAAACCTCATGGCGGGGCTCGAGGCCTCGAGGAGGCGTCCGCTCTCCTCCCTGCTCGCGGCCCTGGGCATCCGCTACGTCGGGACGCGCGTCGCGGAGCTTCTGGCCGGGCACTTCGGCCACATGGACCGCTTGGAGAAGGCCTCCGAGGAGGAGCTTGCGGGGATCGACGGGGTCGGCCCCGTCATCGCGTCCTCGGTCGAGGCGTTCTTCCGGGAGCCCGCGAACCGGGACCTGCTGCGCCGGCTCTGGGAAAGGGGCCTGAATTTCGTCGGGGAGGAGAAGGAGAATGGGGGGGCCGGCAGCGGCGTCCTCGCGGGCAAGAGCTTCGTGTTCACCGGGGAGCTCTCCTCGATGAAGCGGTCCGAGGCCGAGGCCCGGGTCCGCGCCCTTGGCGGAACGGCCTCCGCGGCCGTCAGCTCCAGAACCGGTTTCCTCGTCGCGGGCGAGGGTGGTGGCTCCAAGCTGAGGAAGGCCCGGGAACTGGGCGTCACCGTGATCGACGAGGAGGCGTTCCTGGGGATGCTCGAGAAGGCGGAATGA
- a CDS encoding ABC transporter substrate-binding protein, whose protein sequence is MKRVGQFAVVLAAVASFFAWGTEGFAAEPIRIGYMATLTGEGATWGQHEREGALMAVKDINARGGVLGRPLELICYDVKGKPEEGVSAIRRLIYDDKVVAIGGSNYSGIQIAVAPIADKGQVPVVSSTATNPAVTVDPDTGKVRPYMFRIVYTDPYQGKVIADYLIKKCGAKKLAIIGDVGDAYSEGLTEYVKRTAEALGVENQFWGFRGGDVDFRAQLTAAREWGADAVALTMYYKEMGLVIKQAAEMDWKPLFMGGDGYSPNMFEIAGKSMEGTYWVYPMNADDPILDPIKAAFRKEYDRDATEVLNVVLAYDVVLMIAHAIETAGVAEGPAIRDALENTRDFEVTHFVWTVNKETHDPLNKPASVLEARDGKLVFLEQWKPEGAPVK, encoded by the coding sequence ATGAAACGTGTGGGGCAATTTGCAGTGGTGCTGGCGGCTGTCGCGTCGTTCTTCGCGTGGGGGACCGAGGGGTTCGCCGCGGAGCCCATCAGGATCGGCTATATGGCGACCCTGACGGGCGAGGGGGCGACCTGGGGACAGCACGAGCGCGAAGGGGCGCTTATGGCGGTCAAGGACATCAATGCCAGGGGGGGCGTGCTGGGGCGGCCGCTCGAGTTGATCTGCTACGACGTCAAGGGGAAGCCCGAGGAGGGGGTCAGCGCCATCCGCAGGCTGATCTATGACGATAAGGTCGTTGCTATTGGAGGGAGCAACTACAGCGGCATTCAGATTGCCGTGGCGCCCATTGCCGACAAGGGACAGGTCCCTGTCGTCTCGAGCACGGCGACGAACCCGGCGGTGACGGTGGACCCGGACACGGGCAAGGTGCGGCCCTACATGTTCCGCATCGTCTACACGGACCCCTATCAGGGAAAGGTGATTGCGGACTACCTCATCAAGAAGTGTGGGGCAAAAAAGCTGGCGATCATCGGCGATGTGGGGGACGCCTATTCCGAGGGGCTGACGGAGTACGTCAAAAGGACGGCGGAGGCCCTTGGGGTCGAGAATCAGTTCTGGGGGTTCCGTGGTGGTGATGTCGATTTTCGTGCGCAGCTGACGGCGGCCCGTGAGTGGGGGGCCGACGCGGTGGCCCTGACGATGTACTATAAGGAAATGGGGCTCGTGATCAAGCAGGCCGCCGAGATGGACTGGAAACCCCTCTTCATGGGCGGGGACGGCTACAGCCCCAATATGTTCGAGATCGCGGGCAAGTCCATGGAGGGAACCTATTGGGTATATCCCATGAACGCGGATGATCCGATCCTCGACCCCATTAAGGCCGCCTTCAGAAAGGAGTACGATCGGGACGCTACGGAGGTGCTGAACGTTGTCCTTGCCTACGATGTCGTCTTGATGATCGCCCATGCGATCGAGACGGCGGGCGTCGCCGAGGGGCCGGCCATTCGGGATGCCCTTGAGAATACTCGGGACTTCGAGGTCACGCATTTCGTTTGGACGGTGAACAAGGAGACCCATGACCCCCTGAACAAGCCGGCGTCCGTCCTGGAGGCCAGGGACGGCAAGCTGGTCTTCCTGGAGCAGTGGAAGCCCGAGGGGGCTCCTGTCAAATGA
- a CDS encoding aminopeptidase P family protein translates to MAEEKNTDFDIVNGRLARLRALMREKGADAFVLMVLERLNSESCHYISGFRGSSAALLIDGEDARLVTDGRYRTQAAKQSPFSLTVQSDLPLPAYVARAVTERGWRTVAFEAEKVSQALFEAVFRPLSARWVDGSTFIPSLRRSKDGTEADAIRRAAVIARKAYDSVLEQVSPGMTEVEFESRMLSEIKRLGGEKGWVHDDFIVASGERGAMCHARATCRPFESGDTVTFDYGVTVDGYMCDITRNFAVGHAQPRALELNDILLRAHRKAAAALRPGISGRDVDAVARKIITDAGYGKDFVHGLGHGLGLEIHEAPRLSAISKDVLQVGDVVTIEPGIYIEGWGGLRIEDDYLITETGSECLSLPDNQSLRVAG, encoded by the coding sequence ATGGCTGAGGAAAAGAATACGGACTTCGATATCGTAAACGGGCGGCTGGCCCGCTTGAGGGCCCTGATGCGCGAGAAGGGGGCGGACGCCTTCGTCCTCATGGTCCTGGAGCGGCTCAACTCGGAGAGCTGCCATTACATCTCGGGTTTCCGCGGCAGCTCCGCCGCCCTGCTCATCGACGGGGAGGATGCGCGCCTGGTCACGGATGGGCGTTACCGGACCCAGGCCGCGAAGCAGTCGCCCTTCTCCCTGACCGTCCAGTCGGATCTGCCCCTGCCGGCCTACGTCGCCAGGGCGGTGACGGAGAGGGGGTGGCGCACGGTCGCCTTCGAGGCGGAGAAGGTGTCGCAGGCCCTCTTCGAGGCGGTCTTCCGACCCCTTTCCGCCCGTTGGGTGGACGGCTCAACCTTCATTCCCTCGCTGCGCCGTTCCAAGGACGGGACGGAGGCCGACGCCATACGCAGGGCCGCGGTTATCGCCCGCAAGGCCTACGATTCCGTCCTGGAGCAGGTGAGCCCCGGGATGACGGAGGTGGAGTTCGAGAGCCGGATGCTCTCCGAGATCAAGAGGCTGGGCGGGGAGAAGGGCTGGGTCCATGACGACTTCATCGTGGCCTCGGGGGAGCGGGGGGCCATGTGCCATGCGCGGGCGACGTGCAGGCCCTTCGAGAGCGGGGACACCGTGACGTTCGATTACGGCGTGACGGTGGACGGCTACATGTGCGACATCACTCGCAACTTCGCCGTGGGCCATGCCCAGCCGAGGGCCCTCGAGCTGAACGACATCCTGCTGAGGGCGCACCGCAAGGCGGCGGCGGCCCTCCGTCCCGGCATCTCGGGCCGCGACGTGGACGCAGTCGCCAGAAAGATCATCACCGACGCAGGGTACGGCAAGGACTTCGTGCACGGCCTGGGGCACGGTCTGGGGCTCGAGATCCATGAGGCCCCGCGCCTCTCCGCGATCTCGAAGGATGTCCTCCAGGTCGGCGACGTCGTGACGATAGAGCCGGGCATCTATATCGAGGGATGGGGCGGCCTCCGCATCGAGGACGACTATCTCATCACCGAGACGGGGTCGGAGTGTTTGAGCCTGCCGGACAACCAGTCGCTGAGGGTCGCGGGATAA
- a CDS encoding GntR family transcriptional regulator, translated as MEVMKTEAPYRSLERLIPIHLKDNPAPYYIANILREAIYRGLLADGEPLHQSLLAEQLRVSPIPLREALRLLEMEGLVDFRGRRGAMVTGLSTGETREIYEMLAALETNVLRIAFPSITEGTMAAAEKLLNKMEAEPDCIVWREQNILFHTLLYESADRPMTLDHIARLRQQVDRYIRLHLASMREESETQHRAILEAVRARDRGAALEALSRHLEKTSLELQNYMGNEEE; from the coding sequence ATGGAAGTCATGAAAACGGAGGCCCCCTATCGCTCCCTGGAGCGGCTCATTCCCATTCATCTCAAGGACAACCCGGCCCCCTACTACATCGCCAACATCCTTCGGGAGGCCATCTATCGCGGCCTGCTGGCGGACGGCGAGCCCCTGCATCAGAGCCTGCTCGCGGAACAGCTCAGGGTTAGCCCCATCCCGCTGCGCGAGGCGCTGCGCCTGCTGGAGATGGAGGGGCTGGTCGACTTCCGCGGCCGGCGCGGGGCCATGGTCACGGGCCTGAGTACCGGGGAGACGCGCGAAATATACGAGATGCTTGCCGCCCTGGAGACGAACGTCCTGCGCATCGCCTTCCCCTCCATAACGGAGGGGACGATGGCCGCGGCGGAGAAGCTCCTTAACAAGATGGAGGCCGAGCCGGACTGCATCGTCTGGAGAGAGCAGAACATCCTGTTCCACACCCTGCTCTACGAATCCGCCGACCGTCCCATGACGCTCGACCACATCGCCCGGCTTCGGCAGCAGGTGGACCGGTATATCCGCCTGCATCTCGCCTCCATGAGGGAGGAGTCCGAGACCCAGCATCGGGCCATCCTCGAGGCCGTCAGGGCCAGGGACCGCGGCGCCGCGCTCGAGGCTTTGTCCCGACACCTGGAGAAGACCTCCCTGGAGCTACAGAACTATATGGGCAATGAGGAGGAATAA
- a CDS encoding S9 family peptidase translates to MKRPVEHKDLLGFHFLSNPAFSPNGERIAYRVSRPDLEKNGYASDIWIADLTAETNRRLTASGSEQFFCWSLDGARIVFASKRGDPRCSHAKGDAATRFYSIDIDGGEAELLFEIPHAANAIQALPGERYLITTVFERECDGQNLEGADMMVFEQLPFMANGKGYIGQRRTGLGVYDGTKGEFTRLTPPLMDVARTTLNAKRTAALLVASDYRDVKLPDNAVYELDLASGDCRCLTTGLAYTFKHAAWSDSEVVITATDRRSTGVNQNARVYHLRDGRLDCLTPELDSSLGHAIVADSGYGCSELSGAIFPSGMGLICCATDVMKSRICSVTPDGRLKTLTSAVSAVIDYAVSDRRIAYVAYEGLNLPELHVLEGGAERRVTAFNRPLFEELSLSQPIHVSVEGGDGWTLDGWYMRPVNFREGERYPTILHIHGGPKAAFGDVYHHEMQCWAARGYAVIYCNPRGGDGRGSAFEDIRGRYGDADYRDLMAFTDWCVKNLKFIDPERLGVTGGSYGGYMTNWIITRTNRFRAAVSQRGIANWVSKFGGCDIGYYYVEDQHLGTPWSRPEAAWAESPVKYADRARTPTLFIHSTEDFRCELNQGFQMFTALKVLGVEARMCVFKGENHELSRSGKPKNRLARLREICDWFNNHL, encoded by the coding sequence ATGAAACGCCCTGTCGAACACAAGGATCTTCTCGGCTTCCACTTCCTGTCGAACCCCGCCTTCTCCCCCAACGGGGAGAGGATCGCCTACCGCGTCAGCCGCCCCGATCTGGAGAAAAACGGCTATGCGTCGGACATCTGGATCGCCGACCTCACCGCGGAGACGAACAGGCGGCTGACCGCCTCCGGCTCGGAGCAGTTCTTCTGCTGGAGCCTCGACGGGGCCCGGATCGTCTTCGCCTCGAAGCGCGGCGACCCCAGGTGTTCCCATGCAAAGGGAGACGCCGCGACCCGCTTCTATTCCATCGACATCGACGGCGGCGAGGCGGAGCTCCTCTTCGAGATCCCCCATGCCGCAAACGCCATCCAGGCGCTTCCCGGGGAGCGCTACCTGATCACAACGGTCTTCGAGCGCGAGTGTGACGGTCAAAACCTCGAGGGCGCGGACATGATGGTCTTCGAGCAGCTTCCCTTCATGGCCAACGGCAAGGGGTACATCGGACAGCGGCGCACCGGGCTGGGCGTCTACGACGGGACGAAGGGTGAATTCACGCGCCTGACCCCACCTCTGATGGACGTCGCGCGGACAACGCTGAACGCGAAGCGCACCGCCGCGCTGCTCGTGGCCTCGGACTACAGGGACGTCAAGCTCCCCGACAACGCCGTCTACGAGCTGGACCTCGCCTCGGGGGACTGCCGGTGCCTTACGACGGGCCTGGCGTACACCTTCAAACACGCCGCCTGGAGCGACAGCGAGGTCGTCATCACAGCCACGGACCGCAGGAGCACGGGCGTCAATCAAAACGCGCGGGTCTACCACCTGCGGGACGGCAGGCTCGACTGCCTGACCCCGGAGCTCGACTCCAGCCTGGGACACGCCATCGTGGCGGACTCCGGCTACGGCTGCTCGGAGCTGAGCGGGGCCATCTTCCCCAGCGGCATGGGGCTGATCTGCTGCGCCACCGACGTCATGAAGAGCCGCATCTGCTCCGTGACGCCGGACGGACGCCTGAAGACCCTGACCTCGGCCGTCTCCGCCGTCATCGACTACGCGGTATCGGACCGCCGCATCGCCTACGTCGCCTACGAGGGGCTGAACCTCCCCGAGCTCCACGTCCTGGAGGGGGGCGCCGAGAGGCGCGTCACCGCCTTCAACCGGCCGCTCTTCGAGGAGCTGAGCCTGTCGCAGCCCATCCACGTCTCGGTGGAGGGCGGAGACGGATGGACCCTGGACGGATGGTACATGCGCCCCGTCAACTTCCGAGAGGGGGAGAGGTACCCCACGATCCTGCACATCCACGGCGGACCCAAGGCCGCCTTCGGGGACGTGTACCATCACGAGATGCAGTGCTGGGCCGCACGGGGCTACGCCGTCATCTACTGCAACCCCCGGGGCGGCGACGGGCGGGGCAGCGCGTTCGAGGACATCCGCGGACGCTATGGGGACGCCGATTACCGGGACCTGATGGCCTTCACGGACTGGTGCGTCAAGAACCTGAAGTTCATCGATCCCGAGCGGCTGGGGGTAACCGGCGGCTCCTACGGCGGCTACATGACGAACTGGATCATCACCCGGACGAACCGCTTCCGGGCGGCCGTCTCCCAGAGGGGCATCGCCAACTGGGTCTCCAAGTTCGGGGGCTGCGACATCGGCTACTACTACGTCGAGGACCAGCACCTGGGGACCCCGTGGAGCAGGCCGGAGGCCGCGTGGGCGGAGTCGCCCGTGAAATACGCCGACCGGGCCCGGACCCCCACCCTCTTCATCCATTCGACCGAGGACTTCCGCTGCGAGCTGAATCAGGGCTTCCAGATGTTCACCGCCCTGAAGGTCCTGGGCGTGGAGGCCAGGATGTGCGTCTTCAAGGGCGAGAACCACGAGCTCAGCCGATCGGGAAAGCCCAAAAACCGCCTGGCGCGGCTTCGGGAGATCTGCGATTGGTTCAACAATCACCTTTAG
- a CDS encoding HlyD family efflux transporter periplasmic adaptor subunit: MHKKISRKFFTFGAVALIAAALAYAFRPLPLEVDMEEAARRPMTLTVDEEGRTRVRDAYTVSAPVDGRLLRVEVRPGDVVSAGKSVVARMVPSAPTPLDARDETGARAALAAAEAALKLARADRERAVADRDLAQVQLRRIRGLRSSGAASQLQLDQAEREARTTAAALHNAEAAIAVRDAERKGALSRLRRFGDKGAGTETTATNVIPICAPADGRVLRVMRESEGPLSAGTPLMEVGDVENGLEVVIELLSSEAVRVTSGDRVVLSGWGGDRPLNGIVEKIEPFAFTKVSALGVEEQRVNVVVRFTDLQESLGRLGHGFRVEARIVVWEDRDALTVPSSALFRSDGDGKWAVFVVEDGIARLRTIEAGRDNGIEAQVLDGLRPGEQVILYPASDLTDGARVVRRKG, translated from the coding sequence ATGCACAAGAAAATCTCGAGGAAGTTCTTCACCTTCGGCGCCGTCGCCCTGATCGCCGCCGCCCTGGCCTATGCCTTCCGGCCCCTTCCTTTGGAGGTCGATATGGAGGAGGCCGCCCGGCGGCCCATGACCCTGACGGTCGACGAGGAGGGCCGAACGCGGGTCCGCGATGCCTACACGGTGTCCGCGCCGGTCGACGGCCGCCTGCTGCGGGTGGAGGTCCGGCCCGGCGACGTGGTCTCGGCGGGGAAGAGCGTCGTGGCGAGGATGGTCCCGTCCGCCCCCACGCCCCTGGACGCCCGGGACGAGACCGGGGCCCGCGCCGCCCTCGCCGCGGCGGAGGCGGCGCTGAAGCTCGCGCGGGCCGACCGGGAGCGGGCTGTCGCCGACCGCGACCTGGCCCAGGTACAGCTGCGCCGGATACGTGGCCTGAGGAGCTCCGGAGCCGCCAGCCAGCTCCAGCTGGACCAGGCCGAACGGGAGGCCCGCACGACCGCTGCGGCCCTGCACAACGCCGAGGCCGCGATCGCCGTGAGGGATGCAGAGCGCAAGGGCGCCCTGTCGCGGCTGCGCCGTTTCGGGGACAAGGGGGCGGGGACAGAAACGACCGCGACGAACGTCATCCCCATCTGCGCGCCGGCCGACGGCCGGGTGCTGCGCGTGATGCGGGAGAGCGAGGGCCCCCTGTCCGCCGGGACCCCCCTGATGGAGGTCGGGGATGTCGAGAACGGGCTGGAGGTCGTCATCGAGCTCCTGTCCTCGGAGGCCGTCCGCGTCACGTCGGGCGACCGGGTCGTCCTGTCGGGCTGGGGCGGGGACAGGCCCTTGAACGGCATCGTCGAGAAGATCGAGCCGTTCGCGTTCACCAAGGTCTCCGCCCTCGGGGTCGAGGAGCAGAGGGTGAACGTCGTCGTCCGGTTCACCGACCTGCAGGAATCCCTCGGAAGGCTCGGGCATGGCTTCCGCGTCGAGGCCAGGATCGTCGTCTGGGAGGACCGAGACGCCCTCACCGTGCCGTCCAGCGCGCTCTTCCGCAGCGACGGCGACGGAAAATGGGCCGTCTTCGTGGTCGAGGACGGCATCGCGAGGCTTCGGACCATCGAGGCGGGGCGGGACAACGGCATCGAGGCCCAGGTCCTGGACGGACTTCGGCCCGGGGAGCAGGTGATCCTCTACCCCGCGTCGGACCTGACCGACGGAGCGCGGGTCGTGCGGCGGAAGGGGTGA
- a CDS encoding TIGR04076 family protein produces MEKTTSTAPRRRPAIVLTLIERRGPHGCHRGHRVGDTFDYDTERGKLCPMALHTGFPYIDILRYGGSIPPCRSTDSIAFCCPDPDVINVFRIDVVPAGEAR; encoded by the coding sequence ATGGAAAAGACCACCAGCACCGCTCCACGGAGGCGGCCCGCAATCGTCCTGACCCTGATCGAACGCAGGGGACCCCACGGCTGCCACAGAGGGCACAGGGTCGGGGACACCTTCGACTACGACACCGAGCGCGGCAAGCTCTGCCCCATGGCCCTGCATACGGGCTTCCCCTACATCGACATCCTGCGCTACGGGGGCTCCATCCCCCCATGCAGGAGCACGGACTCCATCGCGTTCTGCTGCCCCGACCCGGACGTGATCAACGTCTTTCGCATCGACGTGGTCCCGGCCGGCGAAGCCCGATAA